The DNA segment ACGAGCCGCGATTTTTGTTATATCGCCAATGTGGTGCAGGCCAATCTGCTGGCGGCCACCGCAGCGAACCCGGACGCCGTGAACCAGGCGTACAACGTCGCTGTGGGCGAACGCACCACCCTGAACCAATTATTTCACTATTTGCGGGAGAAACTCCAGCACGCCCGGCCCGGCCTGAAAATCGCCGATCCGGTGTACCGCGAATTCCGGGATGGCGACGTGCGCCATTCGCTGGCGGATATTTCCAAGGCCCAAACCCGGCTCGGCTACGTGCCCACGCACTCACTTTCCGCCGGATTGGACGAGGCGCTGGCATGGTACCAATTGAACGTGGGATGAACCACGCGGGGCAACCAGCGGCCCAGGGGAACGCAAGATTGCTTTTTGCCATTGGCGAAACCGCTGCTACGTTTGGCCATGTTGTTGCAGGAAGAACAGATCACCACGGCGGCGGCAGACCATGAAACATCCGCACAGATGAAACCGAAAGTGCCCATGACCGACAAGCAGAGCGAACGCGACCATCGGGATATCCGCATTGACAAGGTCGGCGTGCGCGGCCTGCGTTTCCCCATCCAGGTGCTGGATAAATCGCGCGCCCTCCAGAACACCATCGCCACCATCGGCATGTTCGTGGATCTGCCCAAGGAATTCAAGGGCACCCACATGAGTCGGTTTATCGAGGTGCTGAATGCCCACGGCAACATCGTGCATGTGGACAACATTCCGGACATCCTCTTTGCCATGCAGAAGAAGCTGCACTCGGCCACCGCGCACCTGGAGATGGAGTTCCCCTATTTCATGACCAAGCAAGCGCCCGTGTCCCGCATGGAAGGCCTGATGGATTACACCGCCCGCTTCGATGCCGCCGCCTGCGGCGAGGAAATTGATTTCAAGCTCACGGTGAAGGTGCCGGTGACCACCCTGTGCCCCTGCTCCAAGGCCATCAGCCAGTACAGCGCGCATAACCAGCGCGGGGTGGTCACCGTGGCCATCCGCTCCCGGAATTCCATCTGGATTGAGGATTTGATCGCCATGGTGGAAAGCTCCGCCAGTTCGGAACTCTATTCATTGCTCAAACGGCAGGATGAAAAAGCCGTCACCGAACGGGCGTACGAGAACCCGGTGTTTGTGGAGGACCTCGTGCGGAACGTGGCGCTCAAGCTCAACGCCCATCCGGACGTCACGTGGTACCGCGTCGAAGCGGAGAACTACGAGAGTATCCACAACCACAACGCCTACGCCTGCATCGAGAAGGGCTAACAGCGCGGCTCAGCGGAGCACGTGTCCTTCAATGCTGCACGCGGGCCGATCGGCCATCGTCCCCAATATATACGTGCCGCCGTCCGGGCATTCGGGCTTGTTCTTGATGTACTTGTCGAAGCCAATGAGGTCTTCCCAGTCAGGGGCATCCTGCAAGCGCTTCTTGTTTTCCAACGCCCACTGTTCCTTGGCACCATCCAACTGGCGCAGATTATTAATGCAGGCGTTGCGGACCGCCGGGGAACCACTGCCTTTGGTCTTCCAGAAAATGCCGCCGATCTGGCGGGCTTGCTGCTCGATATCCCCCGCCTCGTAAAGCCCCGCATAGACGGCCTTCCATTGGTTGTCGCCGCGATACACGCGATACATCACCCCGAGCGTTA comes from the Verrucomicrobiota bacterium genome and includes:
- the folE2 gene encoding GTP cyclohydrolase FolE2, translated to MKPKVPMTDKQSERDHRDIRIDKVGVRGLRFPIQVLDKSRALQNTIATIGMFVDLPKEFKGTHMSRFIEVLNAHGNIVHVDNIPDILFAMQKKLHSATAHLEMEFPYFMTKQAPVSRMEGLMDYTARFDAAACGEEIDFKLTVKVPVTTLCPCSKAISQYSAHNQRGVVTVAIRSRNSIWIEDLIAMVESSASSELYSLLKRQDEKAVTERAYENPVFVEDLVRNVALKLNAHPDVTWYRVEAENYESIHNHNAYACIEKG